Genomic window (Chloroflexaceae bacterium):
GTGGATGAGTTCCAGGACACCAATGACGACCAGCGGGCCATCATCTACGCCCTCGCCGGGCCGTCTGATGACGCCGGGCCGCGGCTCTTTGTCGTGGGAGACGGCAAACAGTCCATCTACCGCTTCCGCGGCGCCGATGTGAGCGTCTTCCGCGAGGTTGAAAGCGATATTCAGCGATGGGGCGGGCGTCGTCTGGCGCTGCGAACCTCGTTTCGCGCCCATGCGACCCTGGTCGAACTGATCAACCGCGTCGGCGAACAACTCTTCTGGCGGCCCCGTCCGCAACGCCCCTTCGAAGTGCCCTACGAACCACTGGCGGCCCATCGGCCCGCGCCAGGCCATGCCATCACCGCTGAATGGCATGTGCTGCCCGACGCTGGCGAGGCTGTTGAGCGCCGCGCGGCCGAGGCCGCGCTCCTGGCCGGGCGCCTGACCGACCTGGTGGCCGGGGCCGCCGGGCCTATCGTCTACGACCCGCAACACGGCTGGCGCCCGCCGGGCTACGGTGACATCGCGCTCCTCTTTCAGGCCTCGACCTCCTTTGAACCCTTCGAGGCCGCGCTGCGCGAAAAGGGCATCCCCTATCTCACCACCGCGGGACAGGGATACTACGGGCGTCAGGAGGTGCTCGATCTGATCCATCTGCTCCGGGCGCTCGACGACCCGGGCGACGAACTGGCCCTGGTGGGCGCGTTGCGTTCGCCGCTCTTCGCCGTAGACGATGGCGCGATCATGGCCCTGAAGCTGAGCGGCGCGGCAAGCCTCTGGGAAGCCTTGCTGGCCGCCGCGGAGGACGGTCTCGCCGATGCCGGGGTGCGCTTCGCCGCCCGGACCCTGGGCGAGTTGCATGCCCTGCGCGGCCGCTCCACGGTGGCGGAACTGCTGCGGGCGGCCCTGGACCGCACCGGCTACCTGGCGATCATCAGCGCCCTGGAGGATGGCGAACGGCGCCGGGCCAACGTCGAGAAGCTCCTGGCCGCAGCGCGTCTCGCCAGCGCGCGGGGACTGCGAGCCTTCAGCGAATACCTGGACCTGCTGCTGCGCGTTGAGGCCCGCGAAGGCGACGCGCCCCTGGAAGCGCAGGGCGCCGTTCGTCTGATGACCGTGCATCGCAGCAAAGGGCTGGAGTTCCCCATCGTCGCCCTGCCCGACCTGGGGCGCGCGCCACCCGCGCCCCGGGAACGCTGGCTGGCGCGGCGGGCCTACGGACTGGCGCTCCAGGTGCGCGATCCGGCCGACGAGCAGCGGCGTCCTGCCGCCTTTGTGCTCGCCCGCCGCGCCGAGCGGCAGTTCGAGCGGGCCGAGCGCGAGCGGCTGCTCTACGTGGCCATGACCCGCGCTCGCGACTACCTGATCCTCAGCGGAGCGGCGCAGTCAAAGAGCGATGATGGCTGGCATGCTGCGCTCGCTGCTGCCCTCGGCTACCCGTGGGAGACTGGCGGGCCGCCCGCCGGGGCCCTCGGGCCGCTCTTGATCGTGCGGCATGATCTGAGCAGTCTATGAACAACGTTTCCTTGCCTTTCTGGCCTCTCCTCTCCCGCGTGCGGGAGAGGGGCAAGGGGTGAGGGTGAAACGGCGCATCCCAACGCCATGAATCACATCTACGCTCATGCGTTCTGTCCGCCCCTAAACCCCTAGCGGGGGAGGGTTGAGGAGAGGGTGGAGTTAGCGAACAACTAAGAGCCTGTCCGGATAACCTGGTTATCCGAATCTATTTTCTGGGAGGGCTACGCCCTCCCAGCCCCTCCCTGAGGGAAGGGGCGTGGGGAAACCACGTTTCCCCGCCATCACCGATCCCCCCAGCGGGGCGGGCGCTTCTCCAGAAAGGCGCAGATCCCCTCCTGTGCGTCGGGGAAGGTGGCGTTGAACGACATCACTTCTCTGGCGTAGGCGTAGGCTTGATGCTGGGGCATATTGATCTGCCGGTAGAAGGCCTGCTTGCCCAGGCCCACCACCGTGCCGCTGGCAGCGGCGATCTTCTCGGCCAGGGCGCGGGTCGCGCTCTCTAGTTCAGCGGGCGGGACCACCTGGTTCACCAGTCCAAAGTCGCGGGCCTCGGCCGCCGAAATCGGCTCGCCGGTCAGCAGCATCTCCATAGCCTTCTTGGCCGGCACGGCGCGGCTCAGCGCCACCATGGGCGTTGAGCAGAACAGCCCGATCTTCACGCCAGGCGTGGCGAACCGGGCGTCCTCGGCGGCCACCACCAGATCGCAGGTGGCGGCGAGCTGGCAGCCCGCCGCCGTGGCAATACCGTGCACCTGGGCGATCACCGGCTGCGGAATGGCCTGGATGGTCTCCATCAACACCGTGCAAACATCGAAGAGCTGGCGATAAAACTCGGGGCTGCGCCCGAGCATCTCGCTCAGGTCGTGGCCCGCGCAGAACGCCGGTCCCGCGCCGCGCAACACCGCCACGCCGATGTCGCCCCGTCGGCCCACGGTACGGAAGGCGTCAATCAGTTCCTCCATATGTTCTAGTGAAAGCGCGTTCCGCTTTGCGGGCCGGTTCATCGTGATGAACGCCAGCCGTTCGTCGAGCTCGAACAGCAGGTGCTGGTAAGATTGGGACACGGTCGTCATTGACGCTTCTCCTTCTACTTCTAAGACACGGTTTCGCGATGGGGCATGCTCAACGCAGGATCCAACGAAGTCGGCCTGCCACGGCGGAGGTCAGGGCGACCCGGTCGCCCGATGGGGTGTATCTTTCGTTGGCCTGGGCAGAGCAGTGGCCCAGACCAGAAAAATCCGGAGTTCGGGGCTTGCCGCTGCCTCAGCCCTGCCCTTGCGGGGGCGGGAACGTAGAGAAATGGTACAATCACCCGCCAGGAATAGCAAGTCATGCCAGACTCCTGGTGAGCATAGCGCAGGTGTATCACGGCCAGATCGCATCGGCGCGCCATGTACGGCAAACTAAAATCCAAAATCGACAATCCAAAATAACGGGAGGCGCCATGCGCATCCTGTGGATCGACCCCTTTCACGGCGGCTCGCACGCCGCGGTCGCGGCGGGCTATGCGGCGCGCGCCGCCCATCAGGTAACGTTGCTGACCCTTTCGCAGGCGGGCGGCTGGCGCTGGCGCATGCGCGGCGGCGCCATCACCCTGGCGCGCATGGCTCGCGCCCTCGGCGAGCGCCCCGCCCTGATCGTCGCCAGCGACATGCTTGACCTGGCCACCTTTCGCGCTCTGACCGCCGATTGCCTGGGGGGCGCGCCTGCAGCGGTCTACTTTCACGAGAATCAGTTGACCTATCCTCTGCCGCCGGCGCGCCGGCGCGATCTGGGCCTGGCCTGGATCAACTACACCTCGGCGCTCGTCGCCGACGCGGTGATCTTCAACTCCGACTTTCATCGGCGCGATTTTCTGGGCGCCCTGGGCGATCTGCTGCGTCGCCATCACGATCACCAGGAACTGGAGAACGTCGAAGCCATCGCCGCGAAGAGTCACGTGCTGCCGCCCGGGATCGATCTGGCGTCCCTCGATGTGGCGGCGGAGGATCGGACGCCTCCGGAGGAAGGTCCGCTGACCATCCTCTGGAACTCGCGCTGGGAGTACGACAAGCAGCCCGGGGCCTTCTTCGCCGGCCTGGAAGCCCTGGAGGCCCGCGGGGCCGACTTTCGCCTGATCGTAGCCGGCGAGCACATTGATCCGCGCGCGCCCGCCTTCGTCGCCGCTCGCGAGCGCTGGCGCCAGCGCATCGTGCACTGGGGCTACGCGCCCACCCGCAGCGCCTACGCTGCTCTGCTACATCGCGCCGACGTCGTAGTCAGCACCGCGCTCCAGGAGTATTTTGGCATCGCGGTCGTTGAGGCCCTCTACTGCGGCTGCGCCCCGGTGTTGCCCCGGCGCCTGAACTACCCTGACCTGCTTCCGGCGTCGTTGCACGCCGCCTGCCTTTATGACGATCACAACCGCATGGTGGATCTGCTCCTGGCCCATTGCCGGGCCCGGCAACGGCCCGACCGCGCCACGTGGCGGGCCATCGCCGCGCCCTATGACTGGCGCCACCTGGCGCCCCGCTATGACCGGTTGTTTTCCTCTTTGACATAAACTGGCAACTCTCCGAGTCGCCCTGGTTGCTGATAAAGAA
Coding sequences:
- a CDS encoding enoyl-CoA hydratase codes for the protein MTTVSQSYQHLLFELDERLAFITMNRPAKRNALSLEHMEELIDAFRTVGRRGDIGVAVLRGAGPAFCAGHDLSEMLGRSPEFYRQLFDVCTVLMETIQAIPQPVIAQVHGIATAAGCQLAATCDLVVAAEDARFATPGVKIGLFCSTPMVALSRAVPAKKAMEMLLTGEPISAAEARDFGLVNQVVPPAELESATRALAEKIAAASGTVVGLGKQAFYRQINMPQHQAYAYAREVMSFNATFPDAQEGICAFLEKRPPRWGDR
- a CDS encoding DUF3524 domain-containing protein produces the protein MRILWIDPFHGGSHAAVAAGYAARAAHQVTLLTLSQAGGWRWRMRGGAITLARMARALGERPALIVASDMLDLATFRALTADCLGGAPAAVYFHENQLTYPLPPARRRDLGLAWINYTSALVADAVIFNSDFHRRDFLGALGDLLRRHHDHQELENVEAIAAKSHVLPPGIDLASLDVAAEDRTPPEEGPLTILWNSRWEYDKQPGAFFAGLEALEARGADFRLIVAGEHIDPRAPAFVAARERWRQRIVHWGYAPTRSAYAALLHRADVVVSTALQEYFGIAVVEALYCGCAPVLPRRLNYPDLLPASLHAACLYDDHNRMVDLLLAHCRARQRPDRATWRAIAAPYDWRHLAPRYDRLFSSLT
- a CDS encoding UvrD-helicase domain-containing protein is translated as MDLTPEQRAAIEHDGHLVVTAGAGSGKTRVLVERYLRLLDAVGDPDPFGAILAVTFTEKAAREMRERVRLALEQRASASAPAERARRAGLAAAVEGARIGTLHSFCATLLRAHPVETGLDPRFAVLDEVEAGLLLAESVDEALRDAVNGRDAGTEATPAVLPGGLEVLLEEFGPAEVRAALIDLLRGGGETRAALRALPSDPAALLRRWHEHLALARAETLDELFASAPWREAAATLLALAPGAPADDRIGAQARAVAAWLNSLDPQAPDFAILDALNLQGGSKRLWGNAEDLASARRALGALREAYRAVAELLAFAPDPRIEERAALATLALRDLFQIADARYAQRKAALDRLDFDDLERRARDLLERHPHVRARWRAELRAVLVDEFQDTNDDQRAIIYALAGPSDDAGPRLFVVGDGKQSIYRFRGADVSVFREVESDIQRWGGRRLALRTSFRAHATLVELINRVGEQLFWRPRPQRPFEVPYEPLAAHRPAPGHAITAEWHVLPDAGEAVERRAAEAALLAGRLTDLVAGAAGPIVYDPQHGWRPPGYGDIALLFQASTSFEPFEAALREKGIPYLTTAGQGYYGRQEVLDLIHLLRALDDPGDELALVGALRSPLFAVDDGAIMALKLSGAASLWEALLAAAEDGLADAGVRFAARTLGELHALRGRSTVAELLRAALDRTGYLAIISALEDGERRRANVEKLLAAARLASARGLRAFSEYLDLLLRVEAREGDAPLEAQGAVRLMTVHRSKGLEFPIVALPDLGRAPPAPRERWLARRAYGLALQVRDPADEQRRPAAFVLARRAERQFERAERERLLYVAMTRARDYLILSGAAQSKSDDGWHAALAAALGYPWETGGPPAGALGPLLIVRHDLSSL